A genomic window from Labrus bergylta chromosome 7, fLabBer1.1, whole genome shotgun sequence includes:
- the kxd1 gene encoding kxDL motif-containing protein 1 isoform X1, with protein sequence MVEPTASGVFCNRMLSMVNSEDVNAIIQAQRHMLDRFEKTNEMLINFNGLSNVRLQQMNERFLLHTRTLVEMKKDLDSVFRRIRTLKGKIAKQYPEAFSTVIHESPVLEDDDDEFDPAPPSVATTITIANSEQSTDSCDTSPDVISPTVSRCSEDLSQEAPDTPPYDVLETAVLQDEGPDSVPAE encoded by the exons ATGGTGGAGCCCACAGCATCAGGCGTGTTCTGTAACAGGATGCTGAGCATGGTCAACTCTGAAGATGTAAACGCCATCATACAGGCTCAGAGACACAT GCTCGACCGCTTTGAGAAAACCAACGAAATGCTGATCAACTTCAACGGGTTGTCTAACGTGCGACTGCAGCAGATGAACGAGCGCTTCCTGCTCCACACGCGCACCCTCGTGGAGATGAAGAAAGATCTGGACAGCGTCTTCAGAAGGATAAG GACTCTTAAAGGGAAGATTGCTAAGCAGTACCCAGAGGCGTTCAGCA CAGTCATCCACGAGTCGCCCGTCCTGGAGGATGACGACGATGAGTTCGACCCAGCTCCGCCCAGCGTTGCCACGACCATAACCATAGCCAACTCAGAGCAGAGCACAGACTCCTGTGACACCAGTCCAGATGTGATCTCACCCACTGTGAGCAGGTGCTCCGAAGATCTCTCTCAAGAGGCGCCTGACACGCCCCCCTACGACGTCCTAGAGACAGCCGTCCTGCAGGACGAGGGTCCGGACTCTGTCCCCGCTGAATAG
- the kxd1 gene encoding kxDL motif-containing protein 1 isoform X2, which yields MVEPTASGVFCNRMLSMVNSEDVNAIIQAQRHMLDRFEKTNEMLINFNGLSNVRLQQMNERFLLHTRTLVEMKKDLDSVFRRIRTLKGKIAKQYPEAFSIIHESPVLEDDDDEFDPAPPSVATTITIANSEQSTDSCDTSPDVISPTVSRCSEDLSQEAPDTPPYDVLETAVLQDEGPDSVPAE from the exons ATGGTGGAGCCCACAGCATCAGGCGTGTTCTGTAACAGGATGCTGAGCATGGTCAACTCTGAAGATGTAAACGCCATCATACAGGCTCAGAGACACAT GCTCGACCGCTTTGAGAAAACCAACGAAATGCTGATCAACTTCAACGGGTTGTCTAACGTGCGACTGCAGCAGATGAACGAGCGCTTCCTGCTCCACACGCGCACCCTCGTGGAGATGAAGAAAGATCTGGACAGCGTCTTCAGAAGGATAAG GACTCTTAAAGGGAAGATTGCTAAGCAGTACCCAGAGGCGTTCAGCA TCATCCACGAGTCGCCCGTCCTGGAGGATGACGACGATGAGTTCGACCCAGCTCCGCCCAGCGTTGCCACGACCATAACCATAGCCAACTCAGAGCAGAGCACAGACTCCTGTGACACCAGTCCAGATGTGATCTCACCCACTGTGAGCAGGTGCTCCGAAGATCTCTCTCAAGAGGCGCCTGACACGCCCCCCTACGACGTCCTAGAGACAGCCGTCCTGCAGGACGAGGGTCCGGACTCTGTCCCCGCTGAATAG
- the LOC109999921 gene encoding SIN3-HDAC complex-associated factor yields MFGFHKPKMYRSLDGCCICRAKSSSSRFTDSRRYEKDFRSCFGLNETRSGEICNACVLLVKRWKKLPVGTKKNWNHVVDARGGPSLKITSRPKKIKSISKKDRPSQISRLQKELKRNNSDAHSTTSSASPAQSPSYSNLSDDGSDTELSPGSSRSPVFSFLDLTYWKRQKVCCGIIYKGRFGEVLIDPHLFKPCCRKKQRQKQQQREEEEEEDDEDEEEEEVEVEEGQGVADVSGQKSTTEEEVKETPMFQKEPPQLCVTVTTAPTMRGALVEEGW; encoded by the exons ATGTTTGGCTTTCATAAGCCAAAAATGTACAGGAGTTTGGACGGCTGCTGCATCTGTCGCGCCAAGTCGTCAAGCTCTCGTTTTACGGACAGCAGGCGCTATGAGAAAGACTTCAGGAGCTGTTTTGG ACTGAACGAAACAAGATCAGGAGAAATCTGTAATGCCTGTGTTCTCCTGGTGAAACGATGGAAAAAGCTTCCTGTGGGAACCAAGAAGAACTGGAACCAT GTGGTCGATGCCCGAGGAGGTCCCAGCCTAAAGATCACTTCCAGGCCCAAGAAGATCAAATCCATCTCCAAGAAAGACCGGCCGAGCCAGATCAGCAGGCTGCAAAAAGAGCTCAAAAGAAACA ACTCAGATGCTCACAGCACCACCTCCAGTGCCTCTCCAGCTCAGTCTCCCAGTTACAGCAACCTGTCAGACGACGGCTCCGACACCGAGCTCAGCCCGGGATCCAGCCGCTCTCCTGTTTTCTCATTCCTAGACCTAACGTACTGGAAGAG GCAGAAAGTGTGCTGTGGAATAATCTACAAGGGGCGCTTTGGAGAGGTCCTCATCGACCCCCATTTGTTCAAACCGTGCTGCCGCAAAAAACAACGGCAGAAGCAGCAACaacgagaggaggaggaagaagaggacgatgaggacgaagaggaggaagaagtggaAGTAGAGGAGGGCCAGGGGGTCGCGGATGTGAGCGGGCAGAAATCCACGACAGAAGAGGAAGTGAAGGAGACCCCGATGTTCCAGAAAGAGCCCCCTCAGCTGTGTGTTACCGTGACAACCGCTCCAACCATGAGGGGGGCACTGGTGGAGGAAGGCTGGTGA
- the LOC109999927 gene encoding DENN domain-containing protein 5B, with translation MNGTAGSITGAASCRFAHYFVVCGVDTETGLEPDYGAGEGFEQSPIRRSFKSKVLVHYPENTDRNPFSKDAVNMLCMPRGLSFCTQADRLDPQFHSFSMSFDDGARAYGFVHTFYEEVTCAQIITAMQTLFQMHHVEHHSASSASSSSSSSSASSPSTSSMDSLVSSLDESDAESLVGVNSCLGCASSFDPARDTLYVSKALCLLTPLPFLQASRQFLSQLHQAVTSQTAPPLPLESYIHNILYEVPLPPPGRSLRFHGVQGPILCQRPGPGELPLGEYPLREAFSLLGVDSMVQLLTCALLETQVLLYSQDYQRLMTVAEGITTLLFPFQWQHIYLPIVSTPLNHLLDAPVPFLMGIQHRAGAQRSSLHLPHEANLCFVDIDNHCVEVPEDLPLFPDQTELVQELSEVLLRFGLSPQGSAVTKPATTTAATTTAAAVTSPRLSSLVLEDLMEDRRNGNLGGEELAVLERLQALARRCGGDKTSDGGKTLRHVFEEEEEEMRDAKLNIQLREVLSGRFAAMFGRYEEFVIHSALDLDSWLSNREGTASFDKGSFLSVQSSTHLHFLSRFLETSMFASFVDGKVISRWADREPLQQLFDSRLERERLYDTDEEDAHNCHYRKCTSLFESAQAVERRMLKADHTAIHPHLLDMRIGQGLHQPGYFPKLQADVLTQGQNSNKWSSRMTASRRSDPKRSAVTELSGVDNEQRQKHSFARKNLRQSKLLDTLPQAVAQTHREFVHGLLSECRLKTKRMLMERMGKESVELGQGEANITGLQENTLIHGLCDLLERTWGHGLQLKQGKSALWSHLLHFQAAQGKAGTPAESPGCNGSDTRTVDDGALLLRGTLIQDMRFIQTMSEGLSEVGQARAWIHLALEKKMLSQHLKELLTHQELLRKLYKPHAFLLCEEEREQFLFHLLSLNTVDYLCFTRVFTSINIPYRVVIVPMKKLSIAMATVDPWVCVSGEMGDSGVRQIPKNTQEIFFQCKNLGRLSTLQLGQENSGLLAKCLIDCVVVYNEITGHTYKFPCGRWLGKGVGDGSLERVLIGQLVTPGAEEDAGRWTGTPPELASPSQTVRTVLGSLGSRSRMAAVEVQEDMREAANNLVKHFHKPEQEKGNLTVLLCGEGGLVLSLENFLLHGFKSNRLFQRNVFVWDFVEKAVVSIETADQMGDLHGSTLTKGPPVDSLCHYVNAINVSPRNIGKEGKFQLFVCLGIRDRLLSQWLPLLAAFPLTARTYEEGALLRDRAAVHSLSRILHTLNEFTITLEAALVKGVDL, from the exons GAGAAGGCTTCGAGCAGAGCCCCATTCGGAGATCCTTCAAGTCAAAGGTTCTGGTGCACTAccctgaaaacacagacagaaacccTTTCAGTAAAGATGCTGTCAACATG ctctGCATGCCGAGGGGTCTCTCCTTCTGCACGCAGGCCGACAGACTCGACCCTCAGTTTCACTCCTTCTCCATGTCCTTCGACGACGGCGCCCGAGCCTACGGCTTCGTCCACACCTTCTACGAGGAGGTGACCTGCGCTCAGATCATCACGGCCATGCAGACTCTCTTCCAGATGCACCACGTGGAGCACCACTCCGCTTCCTCcgcctcctcgtcctcgtcctcgtcctccgcCTCCTcgccctccacctccagcatGGACTCGCTCGTGAGCAGCTTGGACGAGTCGGACGCCGAGTCCCTGGTCGGGGTCAACTCCTGCCTCGGCTGCGCGAGCTCCTTCGATCCGGCGCGGGACACCCTGTACGTGTCCAAAGCCCTCTGCCTCCTCACGCCGCTCCCCTTCCTCCAGGCTTCTCGACAGTTTCTGTCTCAGCTGCACCAGGCGGTGACATCGCAGACCGCCCCGCCCCTCCCGCTAGAAAGCTACATCCACAACATCCTGTATGAGGTGCCGCTGCCCCCACCAGGCAGGTCGTTAAGGTTCCACGGGGTGCAGGGGCCCATCCTGTGTCAGCGGCCCGGGCCGGGGGAGCTTCCCCTTGGGGAGTATCCCCTCAGAGAGGCGTTCTCCCTGCTGGGGGTCGACAGCATGGTGCAACTACTAACCTGTGCCCTCCTGGAGACACAAGTCCTGCTTTACTCTCAGG ACTACCAGCGTTTAATGACGGTGGCCGAGGGCATCACCACCCTGCTGTTCCCGTTCCAGTGGCAACACATCTACCTGCCCATCGTTTCCACGCCGCTGAATCACCTCCTGGACGCTCCTGTGCCGTTCCTCATGGGTATCCAGCACAGGGCCGGCGCTCAGCGGTCCTCTCTCCACCTACCGCACGAG gCCAACTTGTGCTTTGTGGACATCGACAACCACTGTGTCGAGGTCCCCGAGGACCTTCCCCTGTTTCCAGACCAGACTGAGCTCGTCCAGGAGCTGAGCGAGGTTCTGCTGCGTTTTGGACTCTCTCCACAGGGCAGCGCTGTCACTAAGCCCGCCACCACCACCGCCGCCACCACCACCGCCGCCGCTGTCACCTCCCCTCGCCTGAGCAGCCTGGTGCTGGAGGACCTGATGGAGGACAGGAGGAACGGGAATCTCGGAGGCGAGGAGCTGGCGGTTTTGGAGAGGCTGCAGGCCCTGGCTCGCAGGTGCGGAGGAGACAAGACGTCGGATGGAGGGAAGACGCTTAGACACGTGtttgaggaggaagaagaggagatgagGGATGCAAAGCTGAACATTCAATTGAGGGAGGTGCTTTCTGGACGTTTTGCCGCCATGTTTGGCAGGTATGAAGAGTTTGTTATCCACAGCGCTCTGGATTTAGACTCCTGGTTGAGCAACCGAGAGGGAACTGCCAGTTTTGACAAG GGTTCCTTCCTCTCAGTCCAGTCTTCAACCCACTTACACTTCCTGTCCCGTTTCCTGGAGACGTCCATGTTTGCCTCTTTTGTGGACGGGAAGGTGATATCTCGCTGGGCGGACAGAGAGccgctgcagcagctgtttgacAGCCGTCTGGAGAGAGAGCGACTGTACGATACAGACGAGGAAGACGCCCACAACTGTCACTACAGAAAATGCACCTCGCTCTTTGAGTCAG ctcagGCCGTGGAGCGCAGGATGCTGAAGGCGGACCACACAGCCATACACCCCCACCTGCTGGACATGAGGATCGGCCAGGGTCTTCACCAACCGGGCTACTTCCCCAAACTGCAGGCTGATGTGCTCACACAGGGACAAAACTCCAACAA GTGGTCGAGTCGAATGACGGCTTCACGCAGGAGCGACCCCAAGAGGTCAGCAGTGACTGAACTCTCAGGAGTGGACAATGAACAGAGACAg AAACATTCATTTGCGAGGAAAAACCTTCGGCAGTCTAAGCTGCTCGACACGTTGCCACAAGCCGTCGCTCAGACTCACCGAGAGTTTGTCCACGGTCTGCTGAGCGAGTGTCGTCTGAAG acCAAACGGATGCTGATGGAGAGGATGGGGAAGGAGAGCGTTGAACTGGGTCAGGGGGAGGCCAACATCACGGGCCTGCAGGAGAACACACTCATCCACGGCCTGTGTGACCTACTGGAGAGAACCTGGGGCCACGGGCTGCAGCTGaaacag GGGAAGTCGGCTCTTTGGTCCCATTTACTTCACTTCCAAGCAGCCCAAGGGAAGGCGGGGACACCAGCTGAGTCTCCAG GGTGTAATGGTTCAGACACAAGAACGGTTGATGACGGCGCTCTTCTGCTGAGAGGAACATTAATACAGGACATGAG GTTCATTCAGACCATGAGTGAGGGTCTATCTGAGGTGGGTCAGGCTCGGGCCTGGATCCACCTGGCTCTGGAGAAGAAGATGCTTTCCCAACACCTTAAGGAGCTACTCACACACCAGGAGTTGCTCAG GAAGCTCTATAAACCTCATGCATTTCTGCTCTGTGAGGAAGAAAGGGAGCAGTTCCTGTTCCACCTGCTCTCTCTCAACACTGTGGACTACCTCTGCTTCACACGCGTCTTCACCTCCATCA ATATTCCATACCGTGTTGTCATTGTACCCATGAAGAAGCTGAGCATCGCTATGGCAACAGTTGATCCTTGGGTGTGTGTCTCAGGAGAAATGGGCGATTCAGGAGTTAGACAGATCCCAAAGAACACACAGGAAATCTTCTTCCAG tgtaaGAACCTGGGCAGGCTGAGCACTCTGCAGCTGGGACAGGAGAACTCCGGCCTGCTGGCCAAGTGTCTGATAGACTGTGTGGTGGTGTACAATGAGATCACCGGACACACATACAA GTTCCCTTGCGGCCGCTGGCTGGGGAAAGGTGTGGGCGATGGAAGCTTGGAGAGAGTTCTCATTGGTCAGCTGGTGACACCTGGTGCTGAGGAGGACGCTGGAAGGTGGACAGGGACGCCTCCGGAGCTGGCCTCTCCTTCACAGACTGTACGGACAGTGCTGGGATCGCTTGGCAGCAGAAGCA GGATGGCAGCTGTCGAGGTGCAAGAGGACATGAGGGAGGCGGCGAATAACCTGGTGAAACACTTCCACAAACCTGAACAAGAG aaaggaaacctgacgGTCCTGTTGTGTGGTGAAGGAGGTCTGGTGCTCTCTTTGGAGAATTTTCTTCTGCACGGGTTCAAATCTAACCGTCTGTTCCAgaggaatgtgtttgtttgggactttgTGG AAAAGGCTGTGGTTTCCATAGAGACAGCGGATCAGATGGGTGACCTGCATGGATCAACGCTGACAAAGGGTCCACCTGTTGACTCGCTGTGCCACTATGTCAACGCAATCAACGTCTCACCCCGAAACATTGGAAAAGAGGGCAAGTTCCAGCTGTTTGTCTGCCTGGGAATTAG GGACCGGCTCCTCTCTCAGTggctccccctgctggcagcATTCCCCCTGACAGCACGGACATACGAGGAGGGGGCTCTGCTGAGGGACCGTGCCGCCGTGCACTCGCTCTCCCGCATCTTGCACACACTCAATGAGTTCACGATCACCCTGGAGGCCGCGCTCGTCAAAGGAGTCGACCTCTGA